A genomic segment from Brevundimonas mediterranea encodes:
- a CDS encoding NAD(P)H-hydrate dehydratase → MIETNDPAIWRNFLPWPGAETHKHARGRLGVVSGRAHQTGAARLAARAGLRIGAGVVRIYCPPDAVAVIAPAIEAVMLTPFASAEALAREVEEMDAVVVGPAAGLDEATVANIQALASSGAALVIDADGLSVFKGRSAELFALLDRDDVLTPHEGEFERLFPGLLHRGRVAAAAEAAERAQAVVVLKGAETVIAAPDGRLRINRNGSPWLATAGTGDVLSGMIGGLMAQRMDSFDAACAAVWIHADAADRFGPGLIAEDLSETSPVSLRALWMAVRQG, encoded by the coding sequence ATGATAGAAACCAACGACCCGGCGATCTGGCGCAATTTTCTTCCGTGGCCGGGCGCGGAAACGCACAAGCATGCGCGGGGGCGCCTTGGGGTCGTCTCGGGTCGGGCGCACCAGACCGGGGCGGCGCGGCTGGCGGCGCGGGCCGGACTGCGGATCGGGGCCGGGGTGGTGCGTATCTACTGCCCCCCCGACGCGGTCGCTGTGATCGCCCCCGCCATCGAGGCCGTCATGCTGACCCCCTTCGCCTCGGCCGAGGCCCTGGCGCGCGAGGTCGAGGAGATGGACGCGGTCGTGGTGGGCCCGGCGGCGGGTCTGGACGAGGCGACCGTGGCCAATATCCAGGCCCTGGCGTCCAGCGGCGCCGCCCTGGTGATCGACGCCGACGGCCTGTCGGTGTTCAAGGGGCGCAGCGCCGAACTGTTCGCCCTGCTGGACCGCGATGATGTTCTCACCCCGCACGAGGGTGAGTTCGAACGCCTCTTCCCGGGTCTTCTTCACAGGGGGCGAGTGGCCGCCGCAGCCGAGGCGGCGGAGCGCGCCCAGGCCGTCGTGGTGCTAAAGGGCGCCGAGACCGTCATCGCCGCCCCAGACGGTCGTCTTCGCATCAATCGCAACGGGTCGCCCTGGCTGGCCACAGCAGGAACCGGCGACGTCCTGTCCGGGATGATCGGCGGTCTGATGGCCCAGCGCATGGACAGTTTCGACGCCGCCTGCGCCGCCGTGTGGATCCACGCCGACGCCGCCGACCGATTCGGACCGGGCCTGATCGCCGAGGACCTGAGCGAGACCTCGCCGGTCTCGCTCAGGGCGTTGTGGATGGCTGTTCGCCAAGGGTAA
- a CDS encoding P-II family nitrogen regulator, translating into MKKIEAIIKPFKLDDVKEALQDVGVQGMTVLEAKGYGRQKGHSELYRGAEYVIDFLPKIKIEVVVADDLAPAVVEAIQTSARTGKIGDGKIFVSDVAEVIRIRTGETGAQAV; encoded by the coding sequence ATGAAGAAGATTGAAGCCATCATCAAGCCTTTCAAGCTGGATGACGTCAAAGAGGCGCTCCAGGACGTCGGCGTGCAAGGCATGACTGTGTTGGAGGCCAAGGGATATGGCCGCCAGAAGGGTCATTCGGAGCTGTATCGCGGCGCCGAATACGTCATCGACTTCCTGCCCAAGATCAAGATCGAGGTGGTCGTCGCCGACGATCTCGCCCCTGCGGTCGTCGAGGCCATTCAGACCTCGGCCCGCACCGGCAAGATCGGCGACGGCAAGATTTTCGTGTCCGACGTCGCCGAGGTGATCCGTATCCGCACCGGCGAGACCGGGGCCCAGGCCGTCTGA
- a CDS encoding MFS transporter, whose translation MQFAAFVDRAVPSVVAGALKGEFDLTDRQIGALQGPAFALTYAAAMLAAGHWGRRIEPFRLMALCVAVWTVGGAAFALASSYEALMAARMVLGVGQAAFAPAALMILGSSSVGMGRARAVSMFTSGSAAGRSGSFFLMGAILLLVGGQTVAGLSPWRSASLIPILLNLGLIGGLLWKARGRRMVSAEPTRGLRTAVSWLAGDGRAVFGLMGASAGCVLSIQAAGAWMPSILARAHDLSSGHAAIAIGGVVLVAAPAGHLTAGWLLGLERMKASGPAPVMAGALAVSVLAAFGLMTTTWLPMTLACLSLLVASSGMAAASALIGLQPLTPDPIRSGVNAIFLAAVSVVGVGLGPWVTGVVSDRNIDTRFGLATSLACVVMVVAAVMIPLALWQGRRWISGPNAPGFGSEPPRMPAAFNSPIRRNT comes from the coding sequence GTGCAGTTCGCGGCCTTTGTGGATCGCGCTGTGCCGTCTGTCGTCGCTGGAGCGCTGAAGGGCGAGTTCGACCTGACGGACCGCCAGATCGGCGCTCTGCAGGGCCCGGCCTTCGCCCTGACCTATGCGGCGGCCATGCTGGCGGCGGGGCACTGGGGGCGGCGGATCGAGCCCTTCCGGCTGATGGCGCTTTGCGTGGCCGTCTGGACGGTCGGCGGCGCGGCCTTCGCTCTGGCGTCGAGTTATGAAGCCCTGATGGCGGCGCGGATGGTGCTGGGGGTCGGCCAGGCCGCCTTTGCACCTGCCGCTCTTATGATCCTTGGGTCGTCGAGCGTCGGCATGGGGCGCGCGCGCGCCGTTTCCATGTTCACGAGCGGGTCGGCCGCCGGACGAAGCGGCAGCTTCTTTCTGATGGGCGCAATTCTGTTGCTGGTCGGAGGGCAGACCGTGGCGGGCCTTTCACCCTGGCGCTCGGCCTCCCTGATTCCGATCCTGCTCAACCTCGGCCTGATCGGCGGCCTTCTCTGGAAGGCGCGGGGGCGTCGGATGGTTTCGGCGGAACCGACGCGGGGCCTGCGCACGGCCGTCAGCTGGCTCGCCGGGGACGGACGAGCGGTGTTCGGGCTTATGGGGGCAAGCGCCGGGTGCGTGCTGTCGATTCAGGCGGCGGGCGCCTGGATGCCGTCCATCCTTGCGCGCGCGCATGACCTCAGCAGCGGTCACGCCGCGATCGCGATCGGCGGCGTGGTGCTGGTCGCGGCCCCTGCGGGCCATTTGACGGCCGGATGGCTGTTGGGGCTCGAACGCATGAAGGCGTCGGGACCTGCGCCGGTCATGGCAGGCGCCTTGGCCGTTTCGGTGCTCGCCGCCTTCGGATTGATGACCACGACCTGGCTGCCGATGACGCTTGCATGCCTGAGTCTGCTGGTCGCGAGCAGCGGCATGGCCGCCGCGTCCGCGCTGATCGGATTGCAGCCGCTGACGCCTGATCCGATCCGCAGCGGGGTGAACGCCATCTTTCTGGCCGCCGTGTCCGTTGTCGGCGTCGGACTGGGGCCGTGGGTCACCGGCGTGGTCAGCGACCGGAATATCGATACGCGGTTCGGTCTTGCGACCAGCCTGGCGTGTGTCGTCATGGTTGTAGCTGCGGTCATGATTCCCCTGGCGCTCTGGCAAGGCCGGCGCTGGATTTCCGGCCCAAATGCCCCTGGTTTCGGGTCTGAACCCCCTCGGATGCCGGCGGCGTTTAATTCCCCAATCAGGCGAAATACATAA
- the glnA gene encoding type I glutamate--ammonia ligase — protein MSASKILKEIKEKDVKYVDVRFTDTRGKLQHVTFDIDLVDEDFLNEGTMFDGSSIAGWKAINESDMLLKPDLTTAYIDPFYQQTTMFLFCDVLNPDTGEPYNRDSRSMAKKALSYVQSSGVGDMVYFGPEAEFFIFDDVRWSTQPHNTSYSYDSTELPANTGAEYTEGNMGHRPGPKGGYFPVNPVDSGQDLRGEMLGVMRDLGLQPEKHHHEVAPAQHELGLKFSDLLTMADRLQLYKYVIHNVAAAYGKSATFMAKPMFADNGSGMHVHMSIWKDGKPQFAGDKYAGLSQECLWYIGGIIKHAKAINAFANSTTNSYKRLVPGYEAPVKLAYSARNRSASIRIPHVSSPKAKRLEARFPDPMGNPYLTFVALLMAGLDGIENRIDPGAPADKNLYDLPPEERGSIPEVSGSLREALENLDKDRAFLKKGGVMDDDFIDSYIELKMEEVMRLQLHPHPVEFDMYYSC, from the coding sequence ATGAGCGCCAGCAAAATCCTCAAGGAGATCAAGGAGAAGGACGTCAAATATGTCGACGTTCGCTTCACCGACACCCGCGGCAAGCTGCAGCACGTCACCTTCGACATCGACCTGGTCGATGAGGACTTCCTGAACGAAGGCACGATGTTCGACGGCTCGTCCATCGCCGGCTGGAAGGCCATCAACGAGTCCGACATGCTGCTGAAGCCGGACCTGACCACGGCCTATATCGACCCGTTCTACCAGCAGACCACGATGTTCCTGTTCTGCGACGTGCTGAACCCGGACACCGGCGAACCCTACAACCGCGACAGCCGCTCGATGGCCAAGAAGGCCCTGTCCTATGTCCAGTCCTCGGGCGTGGGCGACATGGTCTATTTCGGCCCGGAAGCCGAGTTCTTCATCTTCGACGACGTGCGCTGGTCGACCCAGCCGCACAACACCTCCTATTCGTATGATTCGACCGAGCTGCCGGCCAACACCGGCGCCGAATACACCGAGGGCAACATGGGCCACCGCCCTGGGCCCAAGGGCGGCTATTTCCCGGTCAACCCGGTCGATTCCGGCCAGGACCTGCGCGGCGAAATGCTGGGCGTCATGCGCGACCTGGGCCTCCAGCCCGAGAAGCACCACCACGAGGTGGCCCCGGCCCAGCACGAACTGGGTCTGAAATTCTCGGACCTGCTGACCATGGCCGACCGGCTGCAGCTCTATAAGTACGTGATCCACAACGTCGCCGCCGCCTACGGCAAGTCGGCGACCTTCATGGCCAAGCCGATGTTCGCCGACAACGGTTCGGGCATGCACGTCCACATGTCGATCTGGAAGGACGGCAAGCCCCAGTTCGCCGGCGACAAATACGCCGGCCTGTCGCAGGAATGCCTGTGGTACATCGGCGGCATCATCAAGCACGCCAAGGCCATCAACGCCTTCGCCAACTCGACCACCAACAGCTACAAGCGTCTGGTCCCCGGCTACGAAGCCCCGGTGAAACTGGCCTATTCGGCCCGCAACCGTTCGGCCTCGATCCGCATCCCGCACGTGTCGTCGCCGAAGGCCAAGCGTCTGGAAGCCCGCTTCCCCGACCCGATGGGCAACCCCTATCTGACCTTCGTCGCCTTGCTGATGGCGGGTCTGGACGGGATCGAGAACCGCATCGATCCGGGCGCGCCCGCCGACAAGAACCTGTACGACCTGCCGCCGGAAGAGCGCGGCTCGATCCCCGAGGTCTCCGGCTCGCTGCGCGAAGCCCTCGAGAACCTCGACAAGGACCGCGCCTTCCTCAAGAAGGGCGGCGTCATGGATGACGACTTCATCGACAGCTATATCGAGCTGAAGATGGAAGAGGTGATGCGCCTGCAACTGCACCCGCACCCCGTCGAATTCGACATGTACTACAGCTGCTGA
- a CDS encoding DUF6065 family protein, protein MVKRLKGSVPARPKGAPVRAAETELVCYVREGWAPRVAPASPRRDWMTETPDSFAYRCLPLAIANTHGWEMLSPCGFKARWHGGVDASSVEIVLDPGSDPQRGPVSLFGSGTLTFHVDGIMRTSEGWNLWVGGPPNAMKDGIAPMGGVIETDWSPYTFTMNWRFTRPDVWIRFEENEPFCFFFPTPRGVLDRLKPELRPMEDQPEMLQTFDAWRASRLAFQEWVKKTKPTAPADQWQKLYYRGLHPEGHAGPADHESKLRLSPFRQTGSRRVCPVDHADGKKRG, encoded by the coding sequence ATGGTCAAGCGTCTCAAGGGGTCTGTTCCCGCGCGTCCCAAGGGCGCCCCGGTCCGCGCGGCCGAAACCGAACTGGTCTGCTATGTGCGCGAGGGCTGGGCCCCGCGTGTGGCGCCGGCCTCGCCCAGGCGCGACTGGATGACCGAAACGCCCGACAGTTTCGCCTATCGCTGCCTGCCCCTCGCCATCGCCAACACCCACGGCTGGGAGATGCTCAGCCCCTGCGGCTTCAAGGCCCGCTGGCATGGCGGCGTCGACGCCAGCTCGGTCGAGATCGTGCTTGATCCCGGCTCGGACCCGCAGCGGGGTCCGGTCTCCCTGTTCGGCAGCGGGACCCTGACCTTCCACGTCGACGGCATCATGCGCACCTCGGAAGGCTGGAACCTGTGGGTCGGCGGCCCGCCCAACGCCATGAAGGACGGCATCGCCCCGATGGGCGGGGTGATCGAGACGGACTGGTCGCCCTACACCTTCACCATGAACTGGCGCTTCACCCGCCCCGACGTCTGGATCCGGTTCGAGGAAAACGAGCCCTTCTGCTTCTTCTTCCCCACCCCGCGCGGCGTGCTGGACAGGCTGAAGCCGGAGTTGCGGCCGATGGAGGACCAGCCCGAGATGCTGCAGACCTTCGACGCCTGGCGAGCCTCGCGGCTGGCCTTCCAGGAGTGGGTCAAGAAGACCAAGCCCACGGCCCCCGCCGATCAATGGCAGAAACTCTACTATCGCGGACTGCATCCGGAGGGCCATGCCGGGCCGGCCGACCATGAGTCCAAGCTCAGACTGTCGCCCTTCCGCCAGACCGGCTCACGACGGGTCTGCCCCGTCGATCAC
- a CDS encoding fimbria/pilus periplasmic chaperone, producing MMPAAARRLVGVLLTAAALLASGIPATALNVQPVIIDLLSSGRRTSTVLTLQNTFSTTVPVELTARRLDVVDGELRETDVEAEDLLVFPAQATVEPGQSQAFRIQWVGDPEIQASQHFFVTVAQLPVVLPENQNAIQVLYNFKVLVSVGAPGAVSALAVQSVAIETGEDGVGRPVLMVSNSGNTYGYVGKNRLTLVQRAPNGDEILRESWEPEQLQQLMGLGLVPSGATRRLPINIRLPQPNGAVTVELTPVQDR from the coding sequence ATGATGCCCGCCGCCGCCCGACGCCTCGTCGGAGTCCTTCTAACTGCTGCGGCCTTGCTGGCCTCGGGCATTCCCGCCACGGCGTTGAATGTTCAGCCGGTGATCATTGATCTCCTGTCTTCTGGCCGGCGCACCTCGACGGTGCTGACGCTCCAGAATACTTTTTCCACCACAGTTCCCGTCGAACTGACCGCCCGCCGGTTGGACGTCGTCGACGGCGAATTGCGCGAAACCGATGTCGAGGCCGAAGACCTTCTGGTCTTCCCGGCCCAGGCCACCGTGGAGCCGGGCCAGTCCCAGGCGTTCCGGATTCAGTGGGTCGGCGACCCCGAGATCCAGGCCAGCCAGCACTTCTTCGTCACGGTCGCCCAGTTGCCTGTCGTGCTGCCTGAAAATCAGAACGCGATTCAGGTGCTGTATAATTTCAAGGTTCTGGTCAGCGTCGGCGCGCCCGGAGCCGTGTCCGCCCTCGCAGTCCAATCGGTGGCGATCGAGACCGGCGAGGACGGCGTCGGCCGCCCTGTGCTCATGGTCAGCAACTCCGGCAACACCTATGGCTATGTCGGCAAGAACCGTCTGACCCTGGTGCAGCGCGCGCCGAATGGCGACGAGATCCTGCGCGAATCCTGGGAGCCCGAGCAACTGCAGCAACTGATGGGCCTGGGCCTGGTGCCTTCGGGCGCCACGCGCCGGCTGCCGATCAATATTCGCCTGCCGCAGCCGAATGGCGCGGTGACGGTCGAACTGACGCCGGTTCAGGATCGGTGA